The Aestuariibaculum lutulentum genome segment TGATGTCCAGCTGCGTTTAAAGCTTCCGAAATTAATGTACGCTGAAGAGTAATATTATGAGCTCCTCGTGAACTAAATGCTTCATCTATTGTCCAACTAATAGAACAATGATCTATTATACTATGATTAGCACCTGTAAGCCCCATTCCATCATAGGTTTGTCCTCCTCCTAATCTTACTCTAATGTTTTGCACAACATTATCATCACCTGTAATACCAAAAGGAGCAGCCTTAATGGTAATCCCTTTTCCTGGTGCAGTTTGTCCGGCTATAGTTACGTATGGAGAATTACAAACTAATCTTGACTGCAATTCAATAATCCCAGAAACATTGAAAACAATAGTTCTTGGACCTATATCATTTGTAACAGCTTCTCTTAAACTACCAGAACCACTATCATTTAAATTAGTAACTAAAACGACCTTTCCGCCACGTCCTCCACGAGCAAAACGACCATAACCTTCTGCTCCTGGAAAAGCCAATTGTGCTGGTCTAAAACGCCATACATTACCCTTGGTTATCTCACCCTCAGAAGTTTCCTGATCTATTCTCCAATAATAGGTGTCTCCTGTATATAAGCTATTGACCTGATAATTGTTATTCGTATTATCCTGATTTCCTTTATATTCAGATGAACTTGTATCTGCTTCATCAACGGCCAGTTCATCTGTTCCAAAATAAACATATTGATTTACTGCACTTGCAGCCGGTGTCCATTCTAACAACACACCTCCTGAATTTAACTCAACATGCTCATTATTGTCTGCAGGAATAGGATTTGTAGCCTGATAAAATATATTAGGCGTATTCAACTCAAATCCGTTTAGCATCACATTCTTTATATTTTCGCTTCCCGAAGTTTCAGCAGCAAATAAAATAACTACATCATTACCCTCTGTAGCCTCGAACGTTAAATACACAGATTTTGCTTCTACTGAATTTGTTGCTCGAACTGTTGGTATTACATCATCTTCAACTAAATTTCCATCTATTGAGATATCGATGGGACTAAATGTATTTGTATCTCCACTATCTACAGCATTTAAAAAGGCCAATAACGTATGAGTTCCTGTTTCTAATCCGCTAATGCGAAATTCAATTTGTCCTCCCTGATTTGCTGTACCATCTCTAACTGTAAGTCCATCGTTAACCAATTTACCATCATCACTAGCCTGAATACCTGCCTTATACCAATTAGAACCTATAACATCTCCAAAACTTCCAGCTTTTGTAACGGTAAAAGTAACTCCATTCTCTGTTTTACTGCTAGTTGTTACTCCTGAAATTACCCAAGGGGTATATCCAACCTGATTAACCTCTGACTCAGACCTACCTGACTGATCGAAATCTATTTTAACAACTGGATTTTGGGCATAACCCATCATAGAAATAAATAAAAGCAGACAGATAACTTTAGTTCTGCATTTACTTGTAAATTTATTAATCATTTTTACTTATTTAGTTTAGTTTATTATCAATTATTGATTATTATTTTTTTACTATCGACAAAATGCAATCGATTACCAAAGTTATTTAAAATAAACGCTGTCTTCAAATAAAAAGCGTTAAAATTAATAACTACCATAACTAGTCACACAAAACGATAAAATTAACACGACTAACCCAATAATTAAAATTGTATAAGTCTCTTTTTTAACAC includes the following:
- a CDS encoding T9SS type A sorting domain-containing protein yields the protein MINKFTSKCRTKVICLLLFISMMGYAQNPVVKIDFDQSGRSESEVNQVGYTPWVISGVTTSSKTENGVTFTVTKAGSFGDVIGSNWYKAGIQASDDGKLVNDGLTVRDGTANQGGQIEFRISGLETGTHTLLAFLNAVDSGDTNTFSPIDISIDGNLVEDDVIPTVRATNSVEAKSVYLTFEATEGNDVVILFAAETSGSENIKNVMLNGFELNTPNIFYQATNPIPADNNEHVELNSGGVLLEWTPAASAVNQYVYFGTDELAVDEADTSSSEYKGNQDNTNNNYQVNSLYTGDTYYWRIDQETSEGEITKGNVWRFRPAQLAFPGAEGYGRFARGGRGGKVVLVTNLNDSGSGSLREAVTNDIGPRTIVFNVSGIIELQSRLVCNSPYVTIAGQTAPGKGITIKAAPFGITGDDNVVQNIRVRLGGGQTYDGMGLTGANHSIIDHCSISWTIDEAFSSRGAHNITLQRTLISEALNAAGHQNYPVGTEHGYAASIGGDVGSFHHNLLAHNYGRNWSLAGGLDGDGYYSGLLDITNNVVYNWGGRTTDGGTKELNFVGNYYKPGPGMQLERYALTVDHENVGMGMQRAYFAGNVMPGYFDESNQDYGRRSRDSNGAVTEYETFVDTPFFPSYVTTQSADLAYKMVLSDVGCTQPVFDDHDIRMINETLNGTYSVTGSYTGKKGFPDDEADAGGYENYPVITRAADWDSDGDGLPNWWETIIGTNINSPSGDFSDANSDDNSDGYTNLDYYLQWMSLPHFSTETGEAISVNLQELSRGFTNNPTYQVFNEENGNANLAGNIVQFTPGANGFASFDFRVTDSDGDSMTRTVNMVNGYDLTLTTEIKKLSDVKIWPIPNRGTFYVNTGQRDENTEYKLFDILGREVSRGIINVNETKEINLNAKGVFVVKLYEPSGKRVLHTQKLIVR